AATAGCTATAATCGGATTTACACCACTTGTAATGAGTTTTGCTGTGACAGCAGCTCCTAATGGAAAACTACCTTCAACTGTTAAATCTGCAAAATTAATTACTTTAAATGATATATAGACACCAAGTGCCATTATTCCGTAGACAAGCCCTTGTTCTAATGTTGAAATGGCAAAAGACATATAATAACCTCCATTTAATTTCTATTTAATGACATCCTGTGCTTTCTTCATTACAGAATCAGGAATCTTAAGTCCAATAGCATCTGCTTCTTTCTGATTTATTATAAGCTGTAAATTTTGAGCCGTTTCTACCTTGATGTTTTCAGGCTTCTCACCTTTTAATATCTTAATAGCCATTTTACCAGCTTGATAACCAAGATCACTATAGCTTATTCCAATTGTTGCAAGGGAACCGCCTTCAACCATTCCTCTTTCAGCAGCTATTACCGGAATCTTTTCGTTATTTGCCACTTTAATTATTGCAGCGACAGATGATGCTACTGTATTATCTGTTGGTAACCACATTGCATCTACTTTTCCTACAAGCGATTGTGCCGCTTGATTTACTTCATTGCTGTTTGAAACAGTAGCTTCTATAATGCTAAACCCAAGTGATGAAGCAGCCTCTTTTGCAATTTTGACTTGCACTGTTGAATTAACTTCACCAGCATTATATATTATTCCAATCTTTTTAGCTTGTGGTACTAGATCTTTTATAAGTTTAAGTTGATCTTTTATTGGTTCCATATCAGACGTTCCTGTTACATTTGTACCTGGCTTATCTAAGGATTTCACAAGTCCAGCTGCAACAGGATCCGTAACGGCTGTAAAAACGATAGGTA
This portion of the Thermoanaerobacterium sp. RBIITD genome encodes:
- a CDS encoding ABC transporter substrate-binding protein; this translates as MKKVLCVMAAFFIFSTTLTGCVNRAASNGSTEKMITIGITQIVEHPALDSAREGFIKALKDGGYEDGKNVTFLKENAQGDMATAQTIAKKFVDKNVNLIFSIATPTTQAVKKATSTIPIVFTAVTDPVAAGLVKSLDKPGTNVTGTSDMEPIKDQLKLIKDLVPQAKKIGIIYNAGEVNSTVQVKIAKEAASSLGFSIIEATVSNSNEVNQAAQSLVGKVDAMWLPTDNTVASSVAAIIKVANNEKIPVIAAERGMVEGGSLATIGISYSDLGYQAGKMAIKILKGEKPENIKVETAQNLQLIINQKEADAIGLKIPDSVMKKAQDVIK